One window of the Danaus plexippus chromosome 25, MEX_DaPlex, whole genome shotgun sequence genome contains the following:
- the LOC116775086 gene encoding facilitated trehalose transporter Tret1-like → MLQRKYFQDGGQINQIICALLINLPVLSYGCSVGWMSPMTLLLQSKDSPRGTPLTDLEVSWMASVPYLVCIPCDLLMAVITDKWGRKTALILISISSAISWILLLSSFNIWVLILGRALVGISMAGSYVTCPIYTKEISDDNIRGALGCLVILFQTTGNLFLYIIGDILSYNSILWICLAIPGIHILLFILMPDSPSYLLKKGRIEDTTRALSWLRCRPAGDPKIEQELDLIRAEQNKDESNNFLLKDIYQDKILFRAFIIAMVTTLSREACGAVPVLNFAGEIFSLASSDNNLRLSPNQQAMLLGGVQVLGSALASSLVEKSGRKPLLFTTSLLSGISMCTLASWFLLRDNGILAPSWLPLVTLCVCIFCDSSGLQPMSVVITGEIFSFRYRGTILAITMACASLFDFVQLLFFKSLANAVGIHVSFYFFGILCLLMALYVILAIPETRARSLEDIYKDLVKKKDLMGIINDERYVETKDREVSRI, encoded by the exons atgttacaaagaaaatattttcaagatggaggacaaataaatcaaataatttgtgCGCTCTTGA taAATTTGCCCGTACTATCTTATGGATGTAGCGTTGGGTGGATGTCACCTATGACACTTCTTCTGCAGTCAAAAGATTCACCCAGAGGGACCCCTTTAACCGATTTAGAG GTGTCATGGATGGCATCAGTTCCATACTTGGTTTGCATCCCATGTGATCTTCTCATGGCTGTCATAACAGATAAGTGGGGGAGGAAGACAGCTTTGATACTTATATCGATATCGTCAgcg ATAAGTTGGATTCTTCTCCTCTCGTCCTTCAACATTTGGGTCTTGATTCTGGGCCGAGCGCTAGTTGGGATCAGTATGGCAGGTTCCTACGTCACGTGCCCTATTTACACCAAGGAAATAAGCGATGACAACATCCGAGGCGCCTTGGGATGCTTG GTTATTCTTTTCCAAACAACCGGCAACctctttttgtatattataggggatattttaagttataactcTATACTCTGGATATGTCTAGCTATTCCTGGGATACATATACTGTTGTTCATACTAATGCCTGATTCCCCTTCCTACTTGCTCAAGAAAGGAAGAATTGAG GATACCACCAGAGCCTTATCATGGCTGAGATGTAGACCAGCTGGTGATCCCAAAATCGAACAAGAACTAGATTTGATCAGGGCTGAACAGAACAAAGATGAATCCAACAATTTTTTACTGAAGGATATAT atcaAGACAAAATTCTGTTCAGGGCTTTTATAATAGCCATGGTGACGACACTGTCCAGAGAAGCTTGTGGTGCGGTGCCAGTTCTCAACTTCGCAGGGGAAATCTTCAGTCTAGCATCCAGTGACAATAATCTACGTCTCAGTCCAAATCAACAAGCCATGCTGTTGGGGGGTGTTCAAGTACTCGGTTCAGCGTTGGCTTCCAGTTTGGTCGAGAAATCTGGGCGAAAG CCGCTGCTCTTCACAACGTCCCTTCTATCTGGTATCAGTATGTGCACACTGGCGTCTTGGTTCCTTCTACGTGATAATGGTATCCTAGCACCTTCCTGGTTGCCACTGGTTACGCTGTGTGTTTGCATCTTCTGCGATTCCTCCGGTCTACAACCCATGTCCGTGGTCATAACGGGAGAAATATTCTCTTTCAGA taCCGTGGAACGATATTAGCAATAACCATGGCATGTGCGTCATTATTTGACTTTGTGCAACTGTTATTTTTCAAGTCTCTAGCCAATGCTGTTGGGATTCACGTCTCATTTTACTTTTTTGGTATTCTTTGTCTCCTGATGGCTCTATACGTGATATTGGCGATACCAGAAACAAGAGCCAGAAGTCTAGAAGATATTTACAAAGATCTCGTAAAGAAGAAAGATTTGATGGGGATTATTAATGATGAAAGATATGTTGAAACAAAAGACAGAGAAGTGTCACGAATTTGA